CTCCTTGTACGGCCACGGCAGCACGGCGCGGGCCTGACCCGGCATCCGGCGCGGATCGTACAGCGTGGTGAACTCCACGAACTTCGCACCCGGCAGCGGCTCGCACCGAGCCACCACGTCCTTCAGTTGCACGCCCTGCCACGGAATCACCATCGACCATGCTTCCACGCAGCGATGGCGGTACACCCGGTCCTGCACCGGCAGCTTCCCCACGAGCTCGTCGAACGAGTACGGGCGGGCCTTCTTGACCAGCCCCTCGACGTTTACCGTCCACGGCATCGGCTTGAAGTTCTTCGCCTGATCCTTGGGCTCGTCCTTGCCGGTCCCGAACTCGTAGTAGTTGTTGTAGCTCGTGGCGTCTTCCTCGGGCGTCAGCTTGTCGTCCGCCTGTAGGCCTGGAAAGGCGCCCGCCGTACCGCTATCGAAGCGCATCGCCTGCAGCGCCGAAGGCGCCACCAGTCCGCCCAGCGCCAACGCGCCGGCGGTGCCGATAAAGGCACGACGGTTTTGGTACACGGCTTCCGGCGTGATGTCGGAACTCGAAATGTCGTCGGGGCGGCGAATCAGCATGGGCGTCGGTGTCGGGGTGTAGGGTGCATACATTCTAGCGGCGAGCACGCTGTTCGGTTCCCGAATTTTGCGCCCGGATAGCTTCTGGTCCGGTCACTTCCTGCGATTCGTCCCCATGCGATATACGACGCTCGGCTCCACCGGGATCTCCGTGTCCCGCCTCTGCCTCGGCTGCATGAGCTACGGCACCCCCAGCTGGCGCCCCTGGGTGCTCAGCGAGGAGGACGCCCGCCCGTTCTTTCGCCGGGCCATCGAGGCCGGTATCAACTTCTTCGACACCGCCGACATGTACGCCCTCGGCATGAGCGAAGAAGTCACGGGCCGAGCCCTGCGCGAGTACGGCCGCATGGAGGAAATCGTGCTGGCCAGCAAGGTGTACTGGCCGATGGCACCGGGACCGAACATGCGCGGCCTTTCGCGCAAGCACATTGTGCAGGCCTGCGAAGCGAGCCTCACACGACTCGGTGTCGACACGATCGATCTCTATCAGATCCATCGTTTCGACGCGAACACGCCGATCGAGGAGACGCTCGCCGCCCTCGACCACCTCGTGCAGTCGGGCAAGGTGCG
This region of Gemmatimonas groenlandica genomic DNA includes:
- the msrP gene encoding protein-methionine-sulfoxide reductase catalytic subunit MsrP, whose protein sequence is MLIRRPDDISSSDITPEAVYQNRRAFIGTAGALALGGLVAPSALQAMRFDSGTAGAFPGLQADDKLTPEEDATSYNNYYEFGTGKDEPKDQAKNFKPMPWTVNVEGLVKKARPYSFDELVGKLPVQDRVYRHRCVEAWSMVIPWQGVQLKDVVARCEPLPGAKFVEFTTLYDPRRMPGQARAVLPWPYKEALRLDEANNPLALLATGMYGKALPNQNGAPLKLVVPWKYGFKGIKAIVKIKFTDKMPNTTWNDANPSEYGFYANVNPMVDHPRWSQAKERRIGQFLKIPTLPFNGYASQVASMYSGMDLRKYY